The genome window GCAATGTTTCAGCTACAGCCGGCgagccaggctctgggggaggggggaaggtccTGGACCCTCCCAAAATAGCCCTTCCCAACAAGGGACTTATTCAAGggtgcagggctgagctgggatgcTCAGAGACCCGTTACGGTGGTGGGAGCGGGAGCGGCTGCACGCAGGGGGCCCAtggggctgtgggaggtggCAGTGGGGGCCCGGCTGGCTGGGGGGGCCTGGGTGTGGCAGTGGGGACCCTTTTGTCGCAGGGCGGCTCCGGAGGGCTCCGCGCATGGAACGCTGCGGCGGTGACGTGGGCGTGCAGGGACGGAGCAGGCGCAGCGGCCGCCACCTGCCCAGGCCCTGAGCAGTGATGTGGGAGGGGAACTGCaggcctgggggtgctgggaggTTTTTTGACACAAAACCTTAGTTTGCCACACTGCAGCAAGGCAAAGTGTCTGTGCAGGGGAAAGGGAGGCCAGAATTCCTTcagttttcccatttcccattctcTCCAGCACATCTTTGACTCAGAGCACTGCAGCCTGCACATGCCTCAAATACCATTCCAGCCAAGAAAAACATGGTCAGCCCAGGGAAACAGCCAAAATTTCACTAGCTGGGCCAGGCTGAAACTCAAGCCCTGCTCATctttccctgcccagccaccTTCCTGCCTGCACAGCCTCAGGGttgagctggcagcagccccagcatgGCAGCTCCACTCCTTCCCACTGTCTCACTCTGCCTGTCCCTCTCCCACCTTTTGGAGCACCTCTGAgcaaatcctttgctaggagtAATATCCAGCAAGGAGAGCACAGACTGAGACAAgtctctgtgctgcctgacATCTGCAGtagctctgtgcctcagtttaccccctgaacaacaacaacagcagtacccagctcagctcagtccCCATACCCAGCAGgactcagccctgtgctctcctctCACTTACCTCACCCGCCACGAAGAAGAGCAACGGTGCCTCCTCCTCTTTGGCTTTGTACTTGGCTATGATTTTTTCAGCTATGGGCTGAATCAGTTGTTTCGCCGCCTCCGACTCCCCGTCATCCTCTGAATCTGCAGGGCACGGGGTTGTggagacaaaacaaaaagaggCAAAGCAAAAGAAGGGGGTTAGGATCAAAGGATGCAAACGGGCCGGGCGCTGGCAGCTCTGTCCCACGGCACCACCACGCAGGAAGCCGGAGCCCGGATGCGCCGCACGGACTTCAAAGGCACCCGGCTCTGGAGGAATCAGGGAGCAGCTGAAATGGCACTACAGGTAAACACCAAACTGAAGAGCAACTCCTGCTCCCCAAATACTCCACTGCTCGCTGCCTGGTGCTGTTGGTGATGTGCAGGGACAAACAGGCACAAAAAAGCTGCTGTGTGGTTTGAGCTTGTTTTGAAGACCAAACAAAGGCGCTGATCTGAGGCTGCTGCCACCCCTGCCTGCCACCCACTGTCCCTCTGCCTCGGgatggctgagctgcagctttaCTGCTCCAGTCTCAGCGCTGTGAAGGCAGCTTTGATTTGACAGAGGTAGGGCAGAAAGAGATGGCAGCATCAATCAAACGCCAGCCACCACTGAAGTTCAAATAGTGAGCTGGGAAGAGGAGAGTCTGTGTCCTTGGGAAGCGTGGAGATTAAAAGATTCCAATTCGGGGACAACTTTTAGgcattaaaggaaaaaagcagaagagagcCCTTTGTCTCCCCTCGTGGTCCCTGATGTAACCACCACAACAggtccagccccagctgggacaAGCCATGCCCATGCCAGGAAAACTCTCTGCCCTTGCTCCACACATCCCTGTCCTCCTCTCCaagcaaagcaggagattccagaGATGCTGCACGCTGGATTTCAGGGTCTGTCCTGCATGCAGGTCAGTGATAAATACACCGAGTTGCAGGGTGTCTGCAGGGATTGCTCTTCCTACAAACATCAGCTGCTGGCAGCGCTCCAGGCAGCCCTGCACACTCTGGCTAACCCAGCCCTAACCCCTCTGGGGAAGGAGGTACATCACTCAGGATTTATTCAGCACTTGCTAAGcctgccttctcctgctgctgcctgtgcagtgcaggcactgctctgctgggggGTCTCCCAGCAGGACAAAGCTGGCGAGGAGCCCCCATTCCAGTGCCTGCcttgctgcagcaccagctgcatCTCTGCCGCAGCACATCACTGCTGGGTTTCATCATGACCATCCACCCCCAAAAGCACCGAGCAAGAGCCCCAGCTGTTCCCCTGATGAGCTGTTTGCAGCAAGGTGATAGAAAAACTTTGCTCAGAGCAAGATAAAAATAACTCTTTCCAGAGGCCTGCAGCGCCAGCCCCAATCCATCAGGCCTGGCGTGGCCGGCCGGTCCTTCCCGCGTGAGGAGAGGATTTTTGGCTCTGTGCTCACatcccctgctgggctctgctgaatAAATAACCAGGGTCAAAAGGAAATCTGAaagggaagaaggaaagcagCGAGGGCCATGTTatcagagctgcagaggagtGTGTGCTGCTCACCAAGGGCACACAAGGAAGTGGGACatgagccctgccctgggccaggcaCAGCACCAAGGCAAGGGGGGCTTCTTCAGCACACCCCCCAAATTCCACACAGGGGACAGCTGCACCCCCTCAAGAGCCCAGGACCCCTTAATTCCCTCCCTGGGATATTGTGTGCACTCCAGTGCTGCCCacccagggctcagcctgcagcacagctcatccCAGCCATGCCCTTTCCTGAGTTATTGTGTCCATTGCTGGCAGGGAAGCAATGAAGAATGAGCCATCTGTAGCTCTAGGCCTGCTTCTACTGCAGGGAAGCTTCATGTGTGGGTTAGCAGTGAAAGGACAGGAACTTTGGGGAAAAACTTGCcgtgtcctgcagccaggggaatTGGGGAAATCAAGGACCAGCAGAGCATGAAAGGCTGCTCTGACTGTCACAGCCCTGTTCAGCCCAGGGACTCACGCCCTGAGCTGTGGTTTCAAGCACAGATCTGTAATCCCTTGCACTTCCTCTGACTCTGTAACATCACATGTGCCTGAAGTCCCTGCTCCAGAAAGGCTTTTCCCATCTCCAGCTCCACCAGCTGTGACAGTGTATTTCTCATACTCCCAACAGCTCATCAGCATTCCTATCCACAGCCACCACCACACCTTTGTTGTGacagctcctctgtgctgccaatCGCTGCTCCACAGCATCCCAGGGTGGtgtgtgggagctgcaggagccccgtGGGCACAGCAGGCTCTGGCAAACCCCTGTGAGCTGCTGTGGTACAGGAGAGGGGCTAAGGGGCTTCACAGGGAGCTCTCTCCCCCCACTGGCCTTTCTGTGAGCACACAGTGataggaaatggaaatggaagcGATATCCCTTCCCAGGGTGGGACCCTGTCATCACCAGAAGCAGGTCCCCAGCCCCGTGGCCAGCTCTAGCCAAGCtggcaggctgcccagcccccttccccagcacaggctctgctgccacagcagggaTGCTCCATCCATACCTACAAAGAGAACGAGGCAGGGGCCCTCATTCAGCTGCACGGCGTTGGAGTCTGTAAGCTCCAGCACGGGCTTGGGGTGCCAGGGGAACTCGCGGCACTCGACGTCGTTCAGCACCTCCACCCGGCCCTGCCGCGTGATCACCTCTCCCGTGGGGTCCAGGACGATCAGAGTggggatgcctgccatggaaacaAACACAGAGGGGGTCAGCCAAAGCATGAATGGCCAGCAAGGGTGTGGGGAGAAAGGCCTTTTCCTATGGCCTCTGGCTCTGGCAGGAGCCCAGCGAGCCTCCTGCCTCTGCGCAGCTCACCCAGGGGGGATCCAGCTCCCTGGATCCTGTTTCTGTCCTACAGAGCACTGTGATTCAGCAGCCAAAGCAGGAAGCTGGCAGACAGCTCTGGCATTgcctgcctctccctgcccagctgcaggcagggattGCTGCTGTCTGGTGCCCACGGGTGCAAATCCCACCGTGCCACCCAGGGACCCTCCCTTGTGCTccaccatcccagtgcccagatgtggctgcctctggaagAGTCCAATTCCCAGGAACTCACAGGGCCTGCAGACAGCAGTGGCCAGGAAGCAGGGTGTGTTCTTTCCCAGAAGAACACCACGTATTTTTGCCCCCACAGCCCTCCAGCACTCTGCACTAATGGCCCAGCCATTTCCACAGCACTTCCCTCTGGAAACTAACAAAGCTGTGCAGGAATGTCCAGGTCTACAGGATCCTGGCAGGATGTGGCTATGGGGATATCCAGGGATGGTCTGGCCCTTGGGAAAAAGCAGCATTTATGGGGCTGAAAAGTTCAGTCACAAAGGAGAAGCTTTGTACAGGAGGTGAACAGAGACACAGCACAAGCCACAAATCCAATGTCACTGGCAGTGGGGCAGGTTGGCCACCAGCTGTGACCATCCCATCTGATAAAGCACCGGCTTTCCGGCCACAAAACAGCCACGGGTGGGTCAGCAGGAGTGGCTCAGGTTGGTGACTTCATCTGGAAAGCACACCATTCCTCTGTCATCAGTGAGACAAAGAAACATCCCACAAGGAAGGAAGAGGGAACAGTGGGATCAGACCCCAAGGGACAAATGAAGTGACCAGCGTTAGTGCCaagtgctgctgtcactgctcatCACCTGGgctttgccctgctccctctgcagcatctccttcccccagcaacACCCTGGCAAGCTGAGGCAACTCAAACACTCCTGCCCTTCATTTTAAAGCtcattcctcagaaattccctgcagagcccttccCTGAGCAGGGGGCACGCAGCGTGtgtgcccctgccaggctgctggcactgtGCACTGCCGTGTTTGTCCAACAGTGAGTTACTCACAAACCCTCTGAACCGGGGGCGTTTCTCTAGGAAATACTCGGCCATCTGTGTGTCCCAGCCTGCCTGCAGGTCCGGGCCAGCGGCCGCATTCCCGGCATTCCAGCCCGGCGCATTCCTGCCTGCGCTGGGGCTGGTGCtaagcagcagtgcaggaacCCGCCCAATGGCTGAGCTTGCAGATCCTTAGGGTACGCCAAGAAAACCATTTTGTATCACAAAAAGGCTTATTCATTACCTGCTGGTAATTCAGTGtagccccagggcagggatgggttaAACAGACTGGAAGGAATTGGGAAATCTCACGCTGACCCTGCCCTCACAGGCACAAAGTGCTACTGACACCAGGAGAAGCACTGGATTGGGATCTTAATCCTTTTAGGATTGCCAACCCCACCCCAAACGCCTGCTTTTCCATCCTTTTCCATCCATGATACATGAGGGACAGGCTTCTCAGGTCATCAGTCAGCCTGAGCAGCACTCCCAGGCAGAGGTTTCAAATAAGCTTTGCTGATCTGGGGAAATTAAGGGCTCAATTTAGACACAGATTGCTGTGATTCTGCAGCTATCAATCCACTATTCAAAGCATTCCTTTAGACGTCACCTAATTTGCATATGCAGAtgaccccaaccccccccccccaatacCCAGCCATTGAACCTCCAACTGCAAATACAAAACTGAATcagaaaacagaatattttttacaGATAATTCACATCCTCATCTTCTCAGGTGACCTTTGTGACTACTCTCCTACAAGACACACCCTGCTTCCAGGAGACACAGACCTGCAGGACCAAGGAAACCATTCTTAATGTTATTCACACCTGCTAACCCAAATAATTCCCCCTCCCCACTCGTCCCAACCACTATTTGTTATTTTAGTgccttttgggggatttggtaATTGCCTTAAGTCATAACACCAGAATTTACTTATCAAGAAGAATCAGCGATCAGACACTGCAATGAATATTGTATAAGCTTGGATGAGAATTAGCATAGACAGCCTTGGTTGGATTTTATGCACTAGAAAATGGATTTGGCTCCCACGGGGCCAGCATTTTATGAAAACACAGGGGCCAAATGGTTTGTTACCGAACCTGGCAAGGCATTTACATATTTATACATTAAACCCCAGACCTGACATTGAAATCTCATCTGCATGAAGTCTGTTGGGTGAGTAATCACAACCTAAGTGAAGCAAACCCCACTCCAACCACAGCACAGGTGGTGCATTTCATTGCTGTTTTTTCACTCTTTCAGAAGAAAGCTCCAGAAATCTTCTGTAGCAGTGATTTCCAGGCTGTGAGGGTGACCTGTGTGTGTCTGGGCTAAAGCATAGGGAAGGAGAGAAACCGTTTTTGGAAGGGATTGCAAATCCCAAAGAGACACCACAGAGTCCAGGGGGAATATTGGGGAACTTGTGAGATACACAACAACAAGAGGGGATTCCTATCACAGCCTCAAGTTATCACAGCTCCCCATCCCACTGGAAGGAGAGCTAAGGCCAGGGGATTTCACCCAGGGCAggactgggagctgcctgcacaAAGGGGAATTATTTCTAAGCAGCCACAACACAAGACATGACTCTTTCTCAGAACAGCACTGCACCCAGAAGCAATTTACTAGAGGTGGTAGGGTACAGCCTCTGACTGCACATGAGTTATGAATAGAGGCATTCAAAGTAAACCCAAATAAAGGCTTATAACTCAACTTGCATTTTatactgaatttttttaagttcTAGGAGCCAAGACAGGACTAAAACAACAAGAGATTTGATTCTCTTGCTACTTTCCAATACTCAGGAACTTAAAGCAGACAGGAAAGACAAACTCTTGTGTTGTTTCAGTACCCAGCCTTCAAAAAACAGAGGGAAACCTCCTCATGTTGTGCTCACAACCCAAGCACCAGGAGGGTAACCTGGACACTCTCACTGATCATAGGTGCAGCTCCAAAGAGAGCTTtcagagaggcagcagcagaaccatgAGTGTGGGAAATGCAGATGTGGTTACACAGatctaatttttcatttcagtggaATAACCACGTGTGGTGATGAGCAGAGCCCACGACACCCAGCTCTGTTTGCAGGAAGCTTTTGTCCCAACTGGTGTGAAAAGCCTGACTGCAAACAGGCAGGCAGCCCCAAAGTCTGCATGGAGCTGAGAttcagggacagagctggggattggGGTGCAGGGGAATATTTACATATTACAGCcaatatttacattttcagGTTGTCACACAACAAAGAGAGACACCTTTAAGAAGGCTGGAATCGTAGGGAAAGCTGTTGTAACTGTTTCCCTGGCTACAGCATGCCTGGTGCTCAAGTATCCATGTCTGGACACCTTATTTACAGAAAGTCCCAGTGAAACTGGCAGCAGTCCTGCAGCGCTGGGCTGAAACCAGCACTGGAGAGGGTTGTGAGTGGGCTGGGAAAAGACGGCTGAATTTGGAAAGCTCTCACCTCGTGGGAAGGTCATTAAGCAGCAAACTGATGGCTATTTAAAGCAGGCTGATGGTTATTCTTGGGCTGAGGTCAGGGAACAGGGCTGAGTGGCAGCACCTGAGCTCAAGGAGGGATTATTTCTCCTGTCACTCTTCCCAAAAGCCCTCAGCCTCCTTTGGCAaactcctccttccctgcagacCACAGGAGCATTCTGCCAGGCTGCACCCACCTGGACAATATGAAGCTGAGTcgggggaggtttagattggatatcaggaacaaatttttcacccagagggtggctgagcactgaaagaggctgcccagggaagtgttcacagcaccaaacctgtctgagttcaagaagcattggGACAAAGCTCTCAGACACGGGGTTGGATTGCTGGGTGTCCTacacagggccaggagttggatctatgatcctgatgggtcccttccaactcagcatattctgatTCTGTAACATCACACAGAAACAGATGAGCAACAGCCACATTGCAGCAAGACCCTTTAACCACAGGCAGAAACTATTTGTACATACACGAGATCTCCTCACCAGCCAGTCACTTGCACACCTCTGTGCTGCAGTTTGTCCCCTGCAGGAACAAGGTGCCAGCCCCCAGGAAGGCTGCTGTGAGCTTTTATCATCTTTGTGACTCTTTGAAGCCACCCAGACACACAGagtctctccctgcccctgtgagcagccagggctgctggaattCTGGCACTGGCATGTACAGTAAAAGCAAAGCCATGGTTTATATCAAACACTCTCTCCTTTGTAATTCATGTCACTAACATAAACCAGATGCCATCTTCCTCAGCCCCTTCACAGAACGATGGTCTGTCTTTGCATTACATAAACcagcaagaaaatgaaatttaaaccTTCaagaaatagcaaaaaaataaataaatcagtaaTTAGACAAAAAACATCCAAGCCAAAAACAGCTTCCAAGTTTCCAGGAAGAATTAGGTTGTTTATGGAAGTCCTGTTTCAACTAACAGCCTGCCTGGCAGGTGGTAGGAATGTGAGTTTGTGGAGAGCAGAAACATgaagctctgcctggggcactgtgctttgctttgctgtttTCTTGGTTTAGTTAAACAAGAGGAGACATTACAAATACTCAGCaaaaggagggggagaaggagaTCTGTGCCTCAGAGAGGCCTTCCCTACCTTGGATGCCGTAGAGCCGGTTCAGGCGTGACCGTCTGGCCTCGTCGGCGTAGGGCACGGCCAGCCAGGGCATCTCACTGAAGTACTGCTTGAAGGAGTCCTCTGACCTGTGCAAGGGGAACAGGGCATGGCATGCAGAGCCCTCCACTTGCCAGGCTCCTTCCTCATTAAAAACATGGCTTGCAAAGTCCTTTATGCCTCCCACCAAAACCTATCAGTTGGGAGAGAGACCAAATTTACAGCCCCCAGTCCTTTATGAAGAAGTCCACAGTGTATTTTTCCCAGTAAAAATTTCAAATTCTCCAGGGCACCTGAATGGCAATCCATGGTGACAACAGCAGCTCGAGCATCCTTCAGACCCCGGAGCCACAAGGCACAAAGtgaagcacagagctgctcttgctGACCCCACTCTGCACCTCCCCACTGGGCAGAGGGAAAGGAGTCAGGCAGCCTTTCTGATCCACAGCCaacctgctctgcctgcaggggtGTCAGTGCTGCCTCACCTGTCTGCACTGACGAAGAGGATCTCAAACTTCTGGCCTGCCTCCTTGATTTTCCTGTAGGACTCCACCAGCACCCTCGTGAGGCTCCGGCACGGCGGGCACTGCAAAACACAAGCAGAAGGAGGACATTGTCTCCTCCTCAGGACCAGCCCCACacccagcagggccaggtgaCCCAGTGACCATGAACTGGTGTGACCTCATCCTTGCTGCCATGCCTGAAAGTGCCTGGGGTTTATCGTCTGTAAGTTATCAAGAAAACCTCTTCAGTTTTTAAAAGCTGACCACTCTCCCCCTTACAGGGCCAGCTGAGGATGACAGCACTGCAATGCTGATGATCAAAGCATCTTAAATTCTTCTTAAATTCTTAAATTGTTCAGCACTAGCCAGTCTGGGGTCTTTCCTCTCCCTGAGCCCACTCCAactgctctgcacagcaccTCCTACTCACCCAGTGTGCGGAGAAATAGACCCCGACGTGAGAGCCCTCCAAGGCACTGCTGTCCAGGGTCTGCCCATTGTTCCTTAGCAGAGGCCCAGCAACAACTTCACTGAAGGGTTTTGGCCCCCAAGGGAACTCCAGACCTGGGGAGGGGTCAGGATAGGGGTGGAAAGAAGATACAAGACAGTAACATGTGCATGCAGCTTTTACAGATTCAGAAGGTTCTGCTAGAAAAAACATCCCATCTTCAGGATACAGGGGATCCTGTCTGAGGAACCCTGCTGGGGTTTATTCCCACCCAAGGGGGATGCAGAACACCTCAGCTGTCAGACAGCACCAGAACCCTGCCCTGAGGTGAGGCAGCCAAGctctgcactgcagccagggTCACCTCTTTCTCTCACCCAAGTCACAGCACCTTCAGCTTGACAAAGCCTGCTCTGGTTTTGTGCCTGATGAGGCATCTTTTCCTTATCAACAGTGTTTATTTTAGCAAGAGAGGGCAAGGTGGTACCTGCTCAGGAATGCAGTCAGAATGTGTCCCTTGTGCTGATACTAACCATGTATTTTTACACGTATCCATACATGTCTTTATTCACAAACCTCAGCTATATGTATGTAAAAGATGGTGTGTTTATATCCATATATCTCTGTATATATCTTACACTAACCCTCTGCACCCCAAAGCAAGCTGTGTGTGTACACACAAACACGCTCTGAAtcatctgctgccagctcccagagcaATCAATCCGTGTGTTCAGCCAGAGAGGAGGAAACATCACAGATGGCTCAGGCCACAACATGTTCctgctgcacagctcctgccactgAATTAAAGACTCTGTCACGATTTACTGCACCAAGAAACAATGAGCCAGTAATAAAAGAAATGGATGGACAACTACAGCAGATGACTGATGGATCTGCAGAGTCTGTGAGTAAGGGCACATTTGGGCTGGGTTTTCTTTCCCCAATTTGGCTCATTTGGTTTTTTCCCAAATTGGAGGAAGATGGATTTAACACCAactcccagcacagcaaacCTCAGCAAGGGAGAATAGTaacatttttctgtttaatttctaaataatgAGAAATGCATTAACCTGACTGTGATGTCAGTGATAAAAGTCCCACTCAGTGTTCTGGAAGGATTCTGGGCCCTCattctgtctgtccctgtgcctcCATTAGGGAAAAATCCAAACTTCATGTTTCAGTTAGCCTAACCTTTTCCTCATTAGCACTCCAGACAAAAATCCTGGAGGGAAATTCTTTGTTCTTTTCAgtaagcaaaaccaaaacacaagaTCTGGCAGGAATGATGCAGAAAATTTTACACCGAAAATAGCACAGTGCTTTGAATAGTTAAGTATGACAATAGTTCTTTGTTCCCTCCCCCCCAGGCCATTCAGAGTGAACTGAGATGAGAAGGCAGCTGTGTGTCCATGTTTCTGTGGCACAGGGCACTCCAGGTCTTACCTTCAGGGTCGTCTCGGATGACCAGGAGGCCGTTCCTGCAAACCACCTTCCCAGTGGAGGCATCGATAAATATTAGGGAAGGAATGTTGGAGACTCTGTACTTGTTCCACAGCTTCAGCTGCAAAAGAGATTGGAAGGGGAGATAAGGGAGGCAAACTTGGCTGCGTGAACAGGAAGATTTTGGAGCATTAGCATCTTTCAGAGCAGAGGTCAGAGGCAAGCACAGGAACAGAGCTGGTGCTTCAGGGATGAGTGTGAAGGAATGTGAGGaagagctgctgggccagggccCAGAGAGACCCTCACCATCACCACCATCCCCTCAGGACCTCAGGTGAGACCCCTGTGTGTCTCCCACCTGCTGAGGGCTTGCCCATGAGCAGAGGCAaagcttctcctcctcctgcttttaCATCTTTGCAAGTAAAATGGGGATAATACTTGCCTTGCTTTGAGCTCTTTGTTTAGAAGACATGGTGAGCACGAATACTTTTAATGCCACTGCTCTGAAACAATTTGTAATGCTTCCCTGGCTGTTTCCTCCCCTCCCATTTCCATGTTCATTAAACAAACCAGCAACCCCTGCCAAgacacagccaggctgagcacaaggccaacacacaaaaaaattattcttctgtAACTGGGGCTTCCCAGGTTTGTTCCCAGGAGCTGATTAAGGGCTTTGACATCCTGGGGGCCAGCTCATCCATCCTGCACTGCCAGCTTTGCAGGCTGATGGCCACATTTTGGGCACCCCAGTCTGGATGGACCTGTCTGCTGCCCACTCGGTTTTGCAGCGTGCTCGGCTCTGCACAACATTGGGGACAGAGCCCTCTTGGTGTCACATACTCCTGGGCTCACGTTCCTCAGGATATGCTTCTGGCACAGCTTAACTCATGCACAGAAGCTGCCTGGGATGAGGAGGAACAGGACCaacagctgctggcacagcccagcctgcaggtgtgggctggcagagctgctctccccacCGTGCacggaggagctgctgccatcaCCTCATTTTCCTTACATTTCTCCAAGCATTTCAACCCAAACAGCCCAGTGGTGAATTATCAAACTCTCAAACAAAAGCCAAACCATAACCAAGAGCCAAATGGGGAAGGAAACTAATCTCCACTTTCCCATAACATCaagctctgctctgcaaaaCCCCTCGGGCTCCGTGTGTTTACAACGTGCTCCAGTTTGGAGAATAAAACCCAGGCACTGGAGAAGCACAGAAGAGGCCCACCAGTGTAAACCAGTACAAGACCAGAGAAACCATCATGTGCAGCTGCTTCCACCAGTATCTCACAGAGAAACTGCACCCACGTGTTCCCAGAGGAAGAACTCTGCAGATCACTTTCCCTGAtttgcaaagagaggcaatcCCATTTCCTGAGATGGGAATGATCTGGGGACATAGAGAGAAGCAAGGTTTTGTGTCCTACCCCCCAGCCTTCCATTTCCAACAGACATATTAATGGATTCACAAACCAAATGGCCTTGGGCatgaaaagaataaagaaacTGTACTCAGTGCAAACCAACCCCCTCACAATGACGGTGTTCAAACCACAGAAGGTAAAATCCACTTCTGTGAAGTTTAAAGGGTGGGGGAAAGCTCTTTATAAGGATCACAGGCATTTAACAGGGTGCTGCAAACAATAAGGAAATTACAACTAGCAATCGGATCGTTCTCTTTAAATAGTTGCTTACATTACACTTCATTTTGCCAAGTCCTTTGTATACAGAAGCAGCTCCCCCAGGGCATCACGGTGGGTCCTGGCAGTTTTGCTtggctggggaagcagcagggtcTGCACTTTGGAGCCAAAAGGCTGCATGGACTCACTGTGCTCagagggatggggctggaacACCCCAGACAAGAGGGTAACAGCAAACCAAACCTGCTCAAAGCACTGCAGCAAGCGTGGCACGGCTGGCTCCAGGCAGTCTATGAGGTCCAGCACATGTGGCAATTCTTGCCAACAGCTGGTCCTGGGTCTTCTCAGGGTGTGTAAACATCCAGGCCCCACTGGACCCAAACTGCAGGCACTGCTCCTGGCTTCCCAGACACCGATGGCACAGGCAATCTGCAATCCAGACACTCTGTCCCCATGAAATCAGGAGTTTCCACTTCTCACTCATCAGTGAGGGTCCACAGGAGAATGCCTCAAGCAAGCATCAAGCCAGGTGTGTGTCAAAAAGGTCAAAAAGCATCAAAAGAGGTCAACGTGACATCTCTTGCTGCTGGGGGAGCGTGTCCATCACTGAGCTCTGAGACTTGAACCTGAAGAACATCATGTCAGGCTCATTCACACCTTGGGTGAATGAGAAAAAGCAATTTGAATGGAAAGGTTTTACCTTGCACCTGTGCAAAAGCTCCCAGACAAAACCCACCAGCCCAGGTAACACCAAACCAAGTTTCAGAGCTTCATACAGGCTGAGCAGCACTTCCTATTTTTAACAGATTTGCTGCCTGGGTTATCACTGAAACGCATCACACAACACCAATGAACAAACACAACTACTGCATATAAAGCAACTGGAACTGGGTTGCCATTTGAAGCCTGCTATAAAAGCCTTGAATTGGAAGTTAGTGGTCTCGATGCACTAACCATATTAATTCCATCCAGGAATGtgggagcagtgctgtgct of Passer domesticus isolate bPasDom1 chromosome 19, bPasDom1.hap1, whole genome shotgun sequence contains these proteins:
- the NXN gene encoding nucleoredoxin, whose translation is MAGALTDVLGEVLVAADGEEVAVSALAARGVSLVGLYFGCSLGGPCAQLGASLAAFYGRFRGEAAAGGGQRLEIVFVSAEQEQQQWQEAVRAMPWLALPFADKHRKLKLWNKYRVSNIPSLIFIDASTGKVVCRNGLLVIRDDPEGLEFPWGPKPFSEVVAGPLLRNNGQTLDSSALEGSHVGVYFSAHWCPPCRSLTRVLVESYRKIKEAGQKFEILFVSADRSEDSFKQYFSEMPWLAVPYADEARRSRLNRLYGIQGIPTLIVLDPTGEVITRQGRVEVLNDVECREFPWHPKPVLELTDSNAVQLNEGPCLVLFVDSEDDGESEAAKQLIQPIAEKIIAKYKAKEEEAPLLFFVAGEDDMTDSLRDYTNLPEAAPLLTILDMSARAKYVMDVEEITPEIVEAFVSDFLADKLKPEPI